A window from Drosophila subobscura isolate 14011-0131.10 chromosome O, UCBerk_Dsub_1.0, whole genome shotgun sequence encodes these proteins:
- the LOC117898657 gene encoding endoplasmin, with protein MKYYLLLGILLVSGISQIAAEDEAGAEKIDLDLGAFKEGSRTDAETLKREEEAIQLDGLNVAQLKELREKAEKFTFQTEVNRMMKLIINSLYRNKEIFLRELISNASDAIDKIRLLALTDRKELESNPELHIRIKADKENKALHIMDSGIGMTHQDLINNLGTIAKSGTADFLAKMQDPSKSEGGDLNDMIGQFGVGFYSAFLVADRVVVTTKHNDDKQYIWESDANSFTITEDPRGDTLKRGSIISLYLKEEAQDFLEEETVRELIRKYSQFINFPILMWSSKTVDEEVPVEEEAVAVPEKTEDDVEDADEEAKVEEAADDDKPKTKKVSKTIWDWLLINDSKPIWTRKPAEVTTEEYNNFYKSLTKDSSEPLTQTHFIAEGEVTFKSLLYVPKVQPSESFNRYGTKSDNIKLYVRRVFITDEFNDMMPNFLSFIRGVVDSDDLPLNVSRETLQQHKLIKVIKKKLVRKVLDMLKKLDKESYEQFWKEFSTNIKLGVMEDPSNRSRLAKLLRFQTSNGKGVTSLAEYVERMKSKQEHIYYIAGANRGEVEKSPFVERLLSKGYEVLFLVEAVDEYCISALPEFDGKKFQNVAKEGFKLNESEKSKKNFESLKSAFEPLVKWLNDVALKDQISKAQVSERLSNSPCALVAGVFGWTGNMERLAMSNAHQKSDDPSRSYYLSQKKTLEINPRHPLMRELLRRVEADEADDTAKDMAVMMFRTATLRSGYMLQETAGFADSIEQMMRQTLGVSLDEQIELDEDDDTAEDTESDSQENSENINADDDEEDQAHDEL; from the exons atgaaatactATCTGTTGCTGGGGATTTTGCTCGTATCAG GCATAAGTCAGATTGCCGCTGAAGATGAGGCTGGTGCCGAGAAAATTGACCTGGACTTGGGTGCATTCAAGGAAGGTTCCAGAACTG ATGCTGAGACCCTGAAacgggaggaggaggcaatTCAACTGGACGGACTGAATGTTGCACAGCTAAAAGAATTGCGCGAAAAG GCGGAGAAGTTCACGTTCCAGACAGAAGTGAACCGCATGATGAAACTGATCATCAATTCGCTGTACCGCAACAAGGAGATCTTCCTGCGTGAATTGATCTCGAACGCCTCCGATGCCATTGACAAGATTCGTCTGCTGGCCCTCACCGACCgcaaggagctggagagcaACCCCGAGCTGCATATCCGCATCAAGGCCGACAAGGAGAACAAGGCGCTGCATATCATGGACTCGGGCATTGGCATGACACACCAGGATCTGATTAACAATCTGGGCACAATTGCCAAGTCCGGCACTGCCGATTTCCTGGCCAAAATGCAGGATCCCAGCAAGTCAGAGGGCGGAGACCTGAACGACATGATTGGACAGTTCGGTGTGGGCTTTTACTCGGCCTTCTTGGTCGCTGACCGTGTGGTGGTCACCACCAAGCACAACGACGATAAGCAGTACATCTGGGAGTCGGATGCCAACAGCTTCACCATCACCGAAGATCCACGTGGCGACACCCTCAAGCGGGGCTCGATCATTTCGCTGTACCTGAAGGAAGAGGCCCAGGACTTCCTGGAGGAGGAAACAGTTCGCGAGCTGATTCGCAAATATTCGCAGTTCATCAACTTCCCCATTCTGATGTGGTCCAGCAAAACGGTCGACGAGGAAGTGcccgtggaggaggaggccgtTGCCGTGCCCGAAAAGACCGAAGATGACGTGGAAGATGCCGATGAAGAAGCCAAGGTTGAGGAGGCTGCTGATGACGACAAGCCCAAGACAAAGAAGGTGTCCAAGACCATCTGGGATTGGCTGCTGATCAACGACAGCAAGCCCATCTGGACCCGCAAGCCGGCCGAGGTGACAACCGAGGAGTACAACAACTTCTACAAGAGCCTGACCAAGGACTCGAGCGAACCCCTCACCCAGACCCACTTCATCGCCGAGGGCGAAGTAACCTTCAAGAGTTTGCTGTACGTGCCCAAGGTGCAGCCATCCGAATCCTTCAACCGCTACGGCACCAAGTCCGACAACATCAAGCTCTACGTTCGTCGTGTCTTCATCACTGACGAGTTCAACGACATGATGCCCAACTTCTTGAGCTTCATTCGCGGTGTGGTCGACTCTGACGATCTGCCCCTGAACGTGTCGCGCGAAACGCTCCAGCAGCACAAGCTGATCAAGGTTATCAAGAAGAAGCTGGTGCGCAAGGTGCTCGACATGCTCAAGAAGCTCGACAAGGAGTCCTACGAACAGTTCTGGAAGGAGTTCTCCACCAA CATTAAGTTGGGCGTCATGGAGGATCCCAGCAACCGATCTCGCTTGGCCAAGCTGCTGCGCTTCCAAACCTCCAATGGCAAGGGCGTTACCTCGCTGGCCGAGTATGTGGAGCGCATGAAGTCGAAGCAGGAGCACATCTACTACATTGCCGGTGCCAATCGCGGTGAGGTCGAGAAGTCGCCGTTCGTTGAGCGTCTGCTGAGCAAGGGCTACGAGGTGCTCTTCCTGGTCGAGGCTGTTGATGAGTACTGCATCTCGGCCCTGCCCGAATTCGATGGCAAGAAGTTCCAGAACGTGGCCAAGGAGGGATTCAAGCTCAACGAGTCTGAGAAGAGCAAGAAGAACTTCGAGTCGCTGAAGAGCGCCTTTGAGCCTCTCGTCAAATGGCTGAACGATGTCGCCCTCAAGGATCAGATCTCCAAGGCTCAGGTGTCGGAGCGTCTGAGCAACTCGCCGTGTGCCTTGGTCGCTGGCGTTTTCGGCTGGACCGGCAACATGGAGCGCCTGGCAATGTCCAATGCCCACCAGAAGTCCGATGATCCATCTCGCAGCTACTATCTCAGCCAGAAGAAAACTCTCGAGATCAACCCACGGCACCCACTGATGCGCGAGCTGTTGCGTCGCGTCGAGGCTGACGAGGCCGATGACACTGCCAAGGATATGGCCGTTATGATGTTCCGCACTGCCACTCTACGCTCCGGCTATATGCTCCAGGAGACGGCCGGCTTTGCCGACAGCATTGAGCAGATGATGCGCCAGACATTGGGTGTGTCTCTGGACGAGCAAATCGAGTTGGATGAGGACGATGACACTGCCGAGGATACCGAGTCGGATAGCCAAGAGAACAGCGAGAACATCAAtgccgatgacgatgaggaggatcAGGCTCACGATGAGCTGTAA
- the LOC117898659 gene encoding uncharacterized protein CG4951: protein MPFTLGGDYQLVMQIYWYKKHRIICNTKVQPCTVSRIVQKQTDYHWMTPARWSNIETGLHGLLEQEQDIQNLHADLIIDHIKVRVDSIDFRQLSTEIRLPGVSISKSDLCLIMQLEYIEEVSNNVSKDSNSSDHEVHAQKARKDKPTKRTHSNDPQMAPSPEKRKDKKVSVDSEKQKPTKQEHRSHSSESAETPPAGKEPVKVRNARRSVSQDSVKGKTSNSGRSSLEKKATKRVHTPDSEKSIPRADGPSPTGRPRRPVTRPSHLDDFIIGGKKKTDKIDPTDGPIGKKGNTNGVASLPSKAKNKQPTEPPPSKPKSFQLAEPLEPRPAPRKVEILLMNKMEKEEVLNTFSKYESDLTKFFKENRHKHTHRFMDIQHVHVIDIIHRDVELCMLRKLGEVYGTKTAYTSLQINALLPLWIVRLLMDTFKIATAEEAVCQIKDQLAYGTYLNAINNEPLESDLEN, encoded by the exons ATGCCGTTTACTCTCGGAGGTGATTACCAGCTTGTGATGCAAATCTATTGG TATAAAAAGCATCGCATCATCTGCAACACCAAAGTGCAGCCGTGCACGGTCTCCCGCATTGTCCAGAAACAAACTGACTATCATTGGATGACGCCTGCCCGCTGGTCCAATATTGAGACGGGCTTGCATGGcctgctggagcaggagcaagatATTCAGAATTTGCATGCAGATCTCATCATTGATCACATCAAAGTACGAGTGGACTCGATCGATTTTCGGCAATTGTCTACCGAAATTCGCCTGCCCGGCGTTTCAATCTCGAAAAGCGATCTGTGTCTGATTATGCAGCTTGAATATATCGAAGAAGTTTCGAACAATGTGAGCAAAGACTCAAATTCTAG CGACCATGAGGTGCACGCTCAGAAAGCGCGCAAAGATAAACCAACCAAACGTACACATTCCAA TGACCCACAAATGGCACCCTCTCCGGAGAAGCGCAAGGATAAAAAAGTTTCTGTAGATTCtgagaaacaaaaaccaaccaaacagGAGCATCGTTCGCATTCAAG TGAGTCGGCAGAGACTCCCCCGGCTGGAAAGGAGCCTGTAAAAGTGCGTAACGCTCGCAGATCCGTATCACAAGATTCTGTGAAAGGTAAAACGTCCAACAGCGGTCGCTCTTCACTTGAAAAAAAAGCCACCAAGCGTGTGCACACACCCGACTCAGA AAAATCCATTCCCAGGGCTGATGGGCCGAGTCCGACCGGACGCCCGCGCCGTCCAGTAACGCGTCCAAGTCACTTAGACGACTTTATCATAGG AGGGAAGAAAAAGACGGACAAGATCGACCCCACAGATGGGCCAATCGGGAAAAAGGGCAATACCAATGGGGTTGCTTCTTTGCCatccaaagcaaaaaacaagcagcCCACTGAACCACCGCCATCAAAGCCCAAAAGCTTTCAGCTGGCTGAACCGCTAGAACCTCGTCCAGCTCCACGCAAGGTGGAAATTCT ACTAATgaataaaatggaaaaggaaGAAGTACTGAATACCTTTTCCAAGTACGAAAGCGACTTGACTAAATTTTTTAAGGAGAATCGACACAAGCATACACATCGATTCATGGACATTCAGCATGTGCATGTCATAGATATAATACACAGGGACGTGGAACTATGCATGCTCAGGAAACTGGGCGAAGTGTATGGCACCAAAACA GCTTACACGTCGCTACAGATTAATGCTTTGCTGCCATTGTGGATTGTGCGTCTCTTAATGGACACATTTAAAATTGCTACTGCCGAGGAGGCTGTGTGTCAGATCAAAGACCAACTGGCTTACGGCACATATTTAAATGCCATTAATAATGAGCCACTAGAATCCGATTTGGAGAATTGA